In Bifidobacterium sp. ESL0775, the following are encoded in one genomic region:
- a CDS encoding glycosyltransferase, with the protein MVLLSILDVVMFVLGAVSLGYQAVCIIASLFHHHITFPAVPMDKRYAVLISARNEENVVPNLIKSIRAQTYPARLVDIWLVADNCTDNTADVVRAMGCNVVERHNMEQVGKGYALTYLLDAMISKGIANDYDAFFVFDADNRLDKHYIEEMNKAFQSGFKILTSYRNSTNLSDNWVSSGSALWFIRESRFLNNSRMLFGSSCHVGGTGFMFSREIMQRNNGWKFHLLTEDLEFTMDSVLHGDRIGYCGTAILYDEQPVSFGQSWRQRLRWSKGFLQVFRYYGPQLIRRAVQERDFSAVDFTMLICPFMLLALLRIALGILFAAFGFVSWTTQLDSLISWAVGGVLGLLGMMFLAALTVFAERGQIGASNKELLAYVLSFPIYMASYIPISFQAIFSKAQWKPIEHKG; encoded by the coding sequence ATGGTACTGCTGAGCATCCTCGATGTCGTGATGTTCGTGTTGGGCGCCGTCAGCCTTGGCTATCAGGCGGTCTGCATCATCGCCTCGCTGTTCCACCACCACATCACTTTTCCCGCCGTCCCGATGGACAAGCGCTACGCGGTGCTGATCTCGGCGCGCAACGAGGAGAACGTCGTGCCGAACCTCATCAAATCGATTCGCGCGCAGACGTATCCGGCGCGTCTGGTCGACATCTGGCTGGTGGCCGACAACTGCACCGATAACACCGCCGACGTGGTGCGCGCCATGGGATGCAATGTCGTCGAACGTCACAATATGGAGCAGGTCGGCAAAGGCTACGCCCTGACGTATCTCCTTGACGCGATGATCAGCAAGGGGATCGCCAACGATTACGACGCCTTCTTCGTCTTCGACGCCGACAACCGGCTCGACAAGCACTACATCGAGGAGATGAACAAGGCCTTCCAGTCCGGTTTTAAGATCCTCACGAGCTACCGCAACTCCACCAACCTCTCCGACAACTGGGTCTCCTCCGGCTCGGCGCTCTGGTTCATCCGCGAATCCCGTTTCTTGAACAACTCGCGCATGCTGTTCGGCTCCAGCTGCCACGTCGGCGGCACCGGCTTCATGTTCTCGCGCGAGATCATGCAGCGCAACAACGGCTGGAAATTCCACCTGTTGACCGAAGACCTCGAGTTCACCATGGACTCCGTGCTGCACGGCGACCGCATCGGCTATTGCGGCACGGCCATCCTCTACGACGAGCAGCCGGTCTCCTTCGGCCAGAGCTGGCGGCAGCGGCTGCGTTGGAGCAAGGGCTTCTTGCAGGTCTTCCGCTATTACGGGCCCCAGCTGATTCGCCGCGCCGTGCAGGAACGCGATTTCTCGGCCGTCGATTTCACCATGCTCATTTGCCCGTTCATGCTCCTGGCCTTGCTGCGCATCGCATTGGGCATCCTTTTCGCAGCGTTCGGCTTCGTCTCGTGGACCACCCAGCTCGATTCTCTGATCAGTTGGGCAGTCGGCGGCGTGCTTGGCCTCTTGGGCATGATGTTCCTCGCCGCGCTCACCGTCTTCGCGGAACGCGGCCAGATCGGCGCCTCCAACA